Proteins encoded together in one Xenopus laevis strain J_2021 chromosome 6L, Xenopus_laevis_v10.1, whole genome shotgun sequence window:
- the LOC121394596 gene encoding protein kinase C-like, which translates to MACGTSPFIEYGNSTECRLSILLEQPCILIRFSPELQDLLRMLLKKNPKERLGCNGNIREHPFFNAIDWVQIENRTLPPPSQPKAVST; encoded by the exons ATGGCATGTGGGACCTCACCATTCATAGAGTACGGCAACAGTACAGAATGCCGTTTGTCGATTCTTCTTGAACAGCCATGCATTCTGATAAGGTTCAGCCCCGAATTGCAAGATCTCCTGCGAATG ctcctgaagaaaaatccaaaagaacGACTGGGCTGCAATGGAAATATTCGGGAGCACCCATTTTTTAATGCCATTGATTGGGTGCAAATAGAAAACCGGACTCTACCACCTCCTTCCCAGCCAAAAGCAGTAAGTACATGA